In Streptomyces alboniger, the following are encoded in one genomic region:
- a CDS encoding acyl-CoA dehydrogenase family protein has protein sequence MTDLLYSEEEEALRSAVRDLLTDRCDAAAVLARAETDTPHDRELWKALAEGMGLAGLLVPEELGGQGATHREAAVVLEELGRAVAPTPYLTSAVVATEALLACEGPEATELLAALAAGRTVGALAVSLATAPGAPFNGVRHEEVGDQGGALHGELTGIADAVGADVLLVPAGGGLFAVHTAQDGVTVTPRTSLDLTRPLATVTFEGARARALTQDADAAVRRALRAGAALLASEQLGVAEWCLTETVRYTKERHQFNRPVGSFQALKHRLAQLWLEVVGTRAAARAAADALATGSADTDLTSALAQAYASPVAVRAAEEAVQLHGGIGMTWEHPVHLYLKRAKADSIAYGTAGAHREALAGLVELPAP, from the coding sequence ATGACTGACCTGCTCTACTCCGAAGAGGAAGAGGCACTGCGCTCGGCGGTGCGCGACCTGCTCACCGACCGCTGCGACGCCGCGGCCGTCCTCGCCCGCGCCGAGACCGACACCCCGCACGACCGGGAACTGTGGAAGGCGCTCGCCGAGGGCATGGGCCTCGCGGGCCTCCTCGTGCCCGAGGAGCTGGGCGGCCAGGGCGCCACGCACCGCGAGGCCGCCGTGGTCCTGGAGGAGCTGGGCCGCGCGGTGGCGCCCACGCCCTACCTCACGAGCGCCGTCGTCGCCACGGAGGCGCTGCTCGCCTGCGAGGGGCCCGAAGCGACCGAGCTGCTCGCCGCGCTCGCCGCCGGACGCACGGTCGGCGCGCTCGCCGTGAGCCTCGCCACCGCCCCGGGCGCTCCCTTCAACGGTGTACGTCATGAAGAAGTAGGCGATCAAGGCGGCGCCCTGCACGGGGAGTTGACCGGCATCGCGGACGCGGTCGGCGCCGACGTGCTGCTCGTCCCGGCGGGCGGCGGGCTCTTCGCTGTCCACACGGCCCAGGACGGTGTCACCGTCACCCCGCGGACCTCCCTCGACCTCACCCGCCCGCTCGCCACGGTCACCTTCGAAGGGGCACGCGCGCGTGCCCTCACGCAGGACGCGGACGCGGCGGTGCGACGGGCCCTGCGGGCCGGGGCCGCGCTGCTCGCCTCCGAACAGCTGGGCGTCGCCGAATGGTGCCTGACCGAAACCGTCCGCTACACCAAGGAACGGCACCAGTTCAATCGCCCCGTCGGCTCCTTCCAGGCGCTCAAGCACCGCCTCGCCCAGCTCTGGCTGGAGGTCGTGGGCACCCGCGCCGCCGCCCGGGCCGCGGCCGACGCCCTGGCCACCGGCAGCGCGGACACCGACCTCACGTCAGCCCTCGCCCAGGCATACGCGTCGCCCGTCGCGGTGCGCGCCGCAGAGGAGGCCGTGCAGCTGCACGGCGGCATCGGCATGACCTGGGAGCACCCCGTCCACCTCTATCTGAAGCGCGCCAAGGCCGACTCGATCGCCTATGGCACGGCGGGCGCCCACCGCGAGGCGCTGGCCGGTCTTGTCGAGCTTCCGGCGCCCTGA